A stretch of bacterium DNA encodes these proteins:
- a CDS encoding YebC/PmpR family DNA-binding transcriptional regulator — protein MGRIFEKRKYKMFARFDRMAKTFTRIGKEVAIAVKQGGPDPNTNPRLRAAIANAKAANMPKDRVDAAIKRASSKDEKELQEIIYEGYGPHGIGMIVECATDNPTRTVANIRMYFTKHGGTLGSSGSVAFLFERKGVFKIGKEGVDSDELELEMIDYGAEDFAVDDEDIYIYTSFGDFVKMQKALEEKKLNVKSAELQYIPSTQTDVNEKQEEDVIKLVEAIEEDDDVQNVFHAMK, from the coding sequence ATGGGTCGTATTTTTGAAAAACGTAAATACAAAATGTTTGCCCGTTTTGACCGGATGGCAAAAACGTTTACCCGTATCGGTAAAGAAGTGGCCATTGCCGTCAAACAAGGCGGCCCCGATCCCAATACCAATCCCCGTTTGCGCGCCGCTATCGCCAATGCCAAAGCCGCCAATATGCCCAAAGACCGCGTGGATGCCGCGATCAAACGCGCTTCATCCAAAGATGAGAAAGAATTGCAGGAAATCATCTATGAAGGATACGGCCCGCACGGTATCGGCATGATCGTCGAATGCGCCACGGATAATCCCACGCGTACGGTGGCTAATATTCGCATGTACTTTACCAAACACGGCGGCACGCTCGGTTCCTCCGGTTCGGTTGCGTTTCTTTTCGAACGTAAAGGCGTTTTTAAAATCGGTAAAGAAGGCGTGGACTCCGACGAACTGGAACTGGAAATGATAGACTACGGTGCGGAAGACTTTGCCGTGGATGATGAAGATATCTATATCTATACGTCTTTTGGCGACTTTGTCAAAATGCAAAAAGCGCTCGAAGAGAAAAAACTCAACGTCAAATCGGCGGAATTGCAGTATATTCCATCCACGCAAACGGATGTCAACGAAAAACAAGAAGAAGACGTCATCAAATTAGTCGAAGCCATCGAAGAAGATGACGATGTACAAAATGTTTTTCACGCCATGAAATAA
- a CDS encoding DUF4416 family protein — protein sequence MGAILKQEPVKLICGLFWNPEVNPETIYRVIEAEWGPMDARSPVFDFDFTAYYQDEMGAVIQKQYVSFEKLVDIQAITDYKIRSNALEDQHFTRDGKRAANIDPGYIADAKLVMATTKNLPHRVYIGKNIYSDLQMMYKKPTFFPISWTFADVKQPALIEFFNHVRETYIRQIKTLRQNEV from the coding sequence ATGGGCGCGATCCTCAAACAAGAACCGGTCAAACTGATCTGCGGATTATTTTGGAATCCGGAGGTCAACCCGGAAACGATCTACCGCGTGATCGAAGCGGAGTGGGGTCCTATGGATGCGCGTTCGCCGGTTTTTGATTTTGATTTTACGGCGTACTATCAAGACGAGATGGGCGCGGTGATCCAAAAACAGTACGTGTCCTTCGAAAAACTGGTGGATATCCAAGCTATAACAGATTACAAAATTCGCTCCAATGCGCTTGAAGATCAGCACTTTACCCGGGACGGAAAACGTGCGGCCAATATAGATCCCGGCTATATCGCCGATGCCAAACTCGTCATGGCGACAACTAAAAATCTGCCGCACCGCGTGTATATCGGAAAAAATATTTATTCCGATCTGCAGATGATGTATAAAAAACCGACTTTTTTTCCGATCAGTTGGACTTTTGCCGACGTCAAACAACCGGCGTTGATCGAATTTTTTAATCACGTGCGCGAAACGTATATCCGGCAAATCAAAACCCTACGCCAAAACGAAGTATGA